A portion of the Citrobacter rodentium NBRC 105723 = DSM 16636 genome contains these proteins:
- a CDS encoding LysR family transcriptional regulator — protein MRMSIKQLRAFLAVAHTLNFAHASERLNISQPALSLTIKGLEESLGGPLLLRTTRKVTLTQEGETLLTMARQLIADWDNTEEAMRQRFTLQRGKVSVAAMPSFAANVLPPALKTFRDRYAGINVTVHDVINEQVIEMVSEGRVEMGIAFEPDYSGHLHFTPLGLDRFVAIVPPGSRFAERERISWRELLSLDFIALQRPSAVRLMLEEQLAQSGRPLKVALESHQLVTIGRLVANGLGGSAVPALCHRQMTELGAVCLALDGPVIERRVGVLRSAHHKLSTAAQALLETLKSAYSA, from the coding sequence ATGAGAATGAGCATCAAACAGTTACGCGCATTTTTAGCGGTAGCTCACACTCTGAATTTCGCCCATGCCAGCGAGCGGTTGAATATATCCCAGCCGGCGCTGAGTCTGACGATTAAAGGTCTGGAAGAGTCGTTAGGCGGGCCATTGCTGTTAAGGACGACGCGGAAGGTCACGCTGACCCAGGAGGGAGAAACGCTGCTGACGATGGCCCGCCAGCTTATTGCCGACTGGGATAACACCGAAGAAGCGATGCGCCAGCGCTTTACGCTACAGCGGGGAAAGGTATCGGTGGCGGCAATGCCCTCCTTTGCGGCAAACGTTCTGCCGCCGGCGCTGAAAACCTTTCGCGACCGCTACGCGGGGATCAACGTCACCGTTCATGATGTGATCAACGAACAGGTTATTGAGATGGTCAGCGAGGGGCGGGTGGAGATGGGGATTGCCTTTGAGCCGGATTACTCCGGCCATCTGCACTTTACGCCGCTTGGCCTGGATCGCTTTGTCGCCATCGTGCCGCCCGGTTCCCGCTTCGCTGAGCGGGAACGTATTTCGTGGCGCGAACTGCTGAGCCTGGATTTTATCGCTCTGCAACGGCCTTCCGCGGTGCGTCTGATGCTGGAAGAGCAGCTGGCGCAAAGCGGCCGCCCGCTGAAGGTGGCGCTGGAAAGCCATCAACTGGTCACTATTGGCCGTCTGGTCGCTAATGGACTGGGCGGTAGCGCGGTGCCCGCGCTGTGTCACCGGCAGATGACGGAGCTTGGCGCGGTGTGTCTGGCGCTGGACGGTCCGGTTATTGAGCGCAGAGTAGGCGTACTGCGTTCAGCGCATCATAAACTTTCCACCGCCGCGCAGGCGCTGTTAGAGACCCTGAAAAGCGCCTACAGCGCGTAA
- the dosP gene encoding oxygen-sensing cyclic-di-GMP phosphodiesterase DosP, protein MKLTDVKNTGDSIFFPALEQNMMGAVLINDNDEVLFFNPAAEKLWGYNRDEVLGQSISKLIPHDLRAAHPDYIRHNREGGKPRVEGMSRELQLERKDGSKIWTRFALSKVTVEGKIFYLAFVRDASVEMEQKEQKRLLVLAVDHLDRPVIVLDHERRIVQCNRAFTEMFGYGIQDAAGQQPDTLLTIPETPADNRLRLKQLLWKTERDQDEFLALTRAGEAIWIKASISPVYDPRTRLPNLVMTFSDITEERQIRQLEGNILAAMCASPPFYEMGEIICRNIEAVLRDTHVSLYALKNNSRHFWAASSKESEKKNMSVWSLPLRQRDGSAAGTLTIKTVKGKETSAFIERVADISQHLAELALEQEKSRQQIEHLMQFDPLTGLPNRNHLHAWLDESVAANPQHPPVVFLIAVDHFQEAIDTLGYALADQVLLQAINKIRDRLRPDQYLSRIESTQLVLVSHDSEMSNITQFADELIAIGNEAILFDDKPFQLTFSIGISYEAGKDRDYLLSTAHNAMDYIRKAGGNGWQFFNPQMNRAVKERLQLGAALKSAIASNQLRLVYQPQIFADTGELYGFEALARWHDPVHGHVPPNLFIPLAEETGEIENIGHWVVREACRQLAEWRAMSLNIPALSVNLSALHFRSNQLPDQVSGAMAEFAIPGEQLTVEITESMMMEQDKEIFTRIGILRNMGVGLSVDDFGTGFSGLSRLVSLPVTELKIDKTFVDRCQTEKRIQSLLEAIISIGQRLNLVVIAEGVETKAQFEMLRAARCPVIQGYYFARPIAANEIPAWMNSSLPMHI, encoded by the coding sequence ATGAAACTAACCGACGTTAAAAATACCGGAGACAGCATATTCTTTCCCGCTCTTGAACAGAATATGATGGGCGCGGTGCTGATCAATGACAATGACGAGGTTTTATTTTTCAACCCGGCTGCGGAAAAACTATGGGGCTACAATCGTGATGAAGTGCTCGGCCAGAGTATTTCAAAACTGATCCCCCACGATCTGCGCGCGGCGCATCCTGATTATATTCGTCACAATCGCGAAGGCGGTAAACCCCGCGTTGAGGGGATGAGCCGGGAATTACAGCTGGAAAGAAAAGACGGCAGTAAAATCTGGACCCGTTTCGCCCTGTCAAAAGTCACCGTGGAGGGCAAAATTTTCTATCTGGCGTTTGTCCGCGATGCCAGCGTCGAGATGGAGCAAAAGGAACAAAAGCGCCTGCTGGTGCTGGCCGTCGACCACCTTGACCGCCCGGTGATTGTTCTCGATCATGAGCGGCGCATTGTCCAGTGCAACCGCGCGTTTACCGAAATGTTTGGCTACGGTATTCAGGATGCGGCGGGTCAGCAGCCGGACACCCTGCTCACCATTCCTGAAACCCCCGCCGATAACCGCCTGCGGTTAAAACAGCTGCTGTGGAAAACCGAACGCGACCAGGATGAGTTTCTGGCGTTGACGCGCGCCGGAGAAGCGATCTGGATCAAGGCCTCCATCAGCCCGGTTTATGACCCGCGCACCCGGCTACCTAACCTGGTAATGACCTTTTCCGATATCACCGAAGAGCGCCAGATCCGCCAGCTGGAAGGCAATATTCTGGCGGCGATGTGCGCCAGCCCGCCCTTTTATGAGATGGGAGAAATCATTTGCCGTAATATCGAAGCGGTGCTCAGGGATACCCACGTCTCGCTGTATGCGCTGAAAAATAACAGCCGACACTTCTGGGCAGCGTCGTCGAAGGAAAGCGAAAAGAAAAATATGAGCGTCTGGTCGTTGCCCCTCCGCCAGCGCGACGGTTCAGCGGCCGGTACGTTGACGATCAAAACCGTAAAGGGCAAAGAAACCAGCGCCTTTATCGAACGCGTGGCGGACATCAGTCAGCATCTTGCGGAGCTGGCGCTCGAACAGGAAAAAAGCCGCCAGCAGATTGAGCATTTGATGCAGTTTGATCCGCTGACCGGCCTGCCCAACCGCAATCATCTCCACGCCTGGCTTGATGAGTCTGTTGCGGCTAATCCGCAACATCCGCCCGTCGTCTTCCTGATTGCCGTTGACCATTTCCAGGAGGCCATCGACACGCTGGGCTACGCGCTGGCCGATCAGGTTTTGCTGCAGGCCATTAATAAAATTCGCGACCGGCTAAGGCCGGATCAGTATTTAAGCCGTATTGAAAGCACCCAACTGGTCCTGGTCAGCCATGACAGCGAAATGAGCAACATTACCCAGTTCGCCGATGAGCTGATTGCCATCGGCAACGAGGCGATTCTGTTTGACGATAAGCCCTTTCAGCTGACCTTCAGTATTGGAATCAGCTATGAGGCGGGCAAAGACCGCGACTACCTGCTTTCGACGGCGCACAATGCGATGGATTATATTCGTAAAGCGGGCGGTAACGGCTGGCAGTTCTTCAATCCGCAGATGAACCGCGCGGTAAAAGAGCGTCTGCAGCTGGGCGCCGCGCTGAAAAGCGCCATCGCCAGTAACCAGCTACGCCTGGTTTATCAGCCGCAAATTTTCGCCGATACCGGCGAGCTGTACGGTTTTGAGGCGCTGGCCCGCTGGCATGATCCGGTCCACGGCCATGTTCCGCCCAATCTTTTTATTCCGCTGGCCGAAGAGACAGGTGAAATTGAAAATATTGGCCACTGGGTGGTCAGGGAGGCGTGTCGCCAGCTGGCCGAGTGGCGCGCGATGTCGCTGAACATTCCGGCCTTGTCGGTCAATTTATCGGCCCTCCATTTTCGCAGCAACCAGCTTCCCGACCAGGTTTCCGGGGCAATGGCTGAATTTGCTATTCCGGGTGAACAGCTGACGGTTGAGATCACGGAGAGCATGATGATGGAACAGGATAAGGAGATCTTCACGCGGATCGGCATTCTGCGCAATATGGGGGTGGGCCTGTCGGTGGATGATTTTGGCACCGGTTTCTCCGGTCTGTCACGACTGGTCAGCCTGCCGGTAACGGAATTAAAAATCGATAAAACCTTTGTTGATCGCTGCCAGACGGAAAAACGCATCCAGTCTTTGCTGGAGGCGATTATCAGCATCGGACAGCGTTTAAATCTGGTGGTGATTGCCGAAGGCGTGGAGACCAAAGCACAGTTTGAGATGCTGCGCGCGGCGCGCTGTCCGGTTATCCAGGGATACTATTTCGCCCGCCCCATTGCGGCGAACGAGATCCCCGCCTGGATGAACAGCTCCCTGCCGATGCATATCTGA
- the sra gene encoding stationary-phase-induced ribosome-associated protein, with protein MKSNRQARHILGLDHKISNQRKIVTEGDKSSVVNNPTGRKRHPDSKK; from the coding sequence ATGAAATCGAACCGTCAGGCCCGTCATATTCTTGGACTGGACCATAAAATATCCAATCAGCGCAAAATAGTGACTGAAGGCGATAAATCCAGCGTGGTGAACAACCCTACCGGCAGAAAACGCCATCCGGACAGCAAAAAGTAA
- a CDS encoding inorganic diphosphatase, giving the protein MLLLKKWFAASVLLSASVQAQNILEFPQPDNAPEEFYAVTEIPAGGIIKYETDANTGFIVADRFQSMPVAYPANYGSLTQSLAGDGDPLDVIFYTRAPMAPGTLIKLRAIGVLKMIDGGDTDDKIVAVPASKIDPTYDVIKEISDLPKIEVQRLEAFFRVYKDLPEGRKKVELNGFNDAATAKQEIKQAWDAWKEKRPQQ; this is encoded by the coding sequence ATGCTTCTGCTGAAAAAATGGTTTGCTGCAAGCGTCCTGCTGTCCGCGTCGGTACAGGCGCAGAACATACTTGAGTTCCCGCAGCCGGATAACGCGCCGGAGGAGTTTTATGCGGTAACGGAAATTCCCGCGGGCGGCATCATTAAATATGAAACCGACGCGAATACCGGTTTTATCGTCGCTGACCGTTTCCAGTCGATGCCGGTTGCCTATCCGGCTAACTACGGATCGCTCACCCAGTCTCTGGCAGGCGACGGCGACCCGCTGGACGTGATTTTTTACACCCGCGCGCCGATGGCGCCAGGGACGCTGATCAAACTGCGCGCTATCGGCGTACTGAAGATGATCGATGGCGGCGATACAGATGACAAAATCGTCGCGGTGCCGGCAAGCAAGATTGATCCCACTTATGACGTCATTAAAGAGATCAGCGACCTGCCGAAGATTGAAGTGCAGCGTCTGGAAGCCTTCTTCCGCGTTTATAAAGACTTACCGGAAGGTCGCAAGAAGGTGGAGTTGAACGGCTTTAACGACGCGGCAACGGCGAAGCAGGAGATCAAACAGGCCTGGGATGCGTGGAAGGAAAAACGCCCGCAGCAATAA
- the bdm gene encoding biofilm-dependent modulation protein, which yields MFTYYSANTSTAQPALVHAIEQGLRAERGAVTEDDILMELTKWVEATDNDILSDIYQQTINYVVSGQHASL from the coding sequence ATGTTTACTTATTACTCAGCAAATACCTCAACCGCACAACCGGCACTGGTTCATGCCATTGAGCAAGGTCTCCGCGCAGAACGTGGCGCTGTCACCGAAGATGACATTTTAATGGAGCTGACCAAATGGGTGGAAGCAACCGACAATGACATCCTCAGTGACATCTACCAGCAAACAATCAATTATGTCGTCAGCGGCCAGCACGCTTCCCTGTAA
- a CDS encoding type II toxin-antitoxin system RelE/ParE family toxin produces the protein MIMNFRHKGLRDLFLHGQTSGVMTQHVRRLRHRLAVIDAACRISDIDMPGYRLHQLSGERDGVWAISVSGNWRITFEFINGDAYILNYEDYH, from the coding sequence ATGATTATGAATTTCCGACACAAAGGATTACGTGACCTGTTTCTTCATGGGCAAACGTCAGGCGTTATGACTCAGCACGTTCGCCGCTTAAGGCACCGTCTGGCGGTCATCGATGCCGCCTGCCGGATTAGCGATATTGATATGCCTGGCTACCGGCTTCATCAGTTGTCGGGCGAGCGGGACGGTGTCTGGGCGATATCCGTTTCAGGTAACTGGCGCATCACTTTTGAATTCATCAATGGCGACGCGTATATATTGAATTACGAGGATTATCACTGA
- the maeA gene encoding malate dehydrogenase, with the protein METKSKKMRSLYIPYAGPVLLEFPLLNKGSAFSMEERRNFNLLGLLPEVVETIEEQAERAWIQYQGFKTEIDKHIYLRNIQDTNETLFYRLVNNHLDEMMPVIYTPTVGAACERFSEIYRRARGVFISYQNRHNMDDILQNVPNHNIKVIVVTDGERILGLGDQGIGGMGIPIGKLSLYTACGGISPAYTLPVVLDVGTNNQQLLNDPLYMGWRNPRITDDEYYEFVDEFIQAVKHRWPDVLLQFEDFAQKNAMPLLNRYRNEICSFNDDIQGTAAVTVGTLIAASRAAGSQLSEQKIVFLGAGSAGCGIAEQIIAQTQREGLSEEAARQKVFMVDRFGLLTDQMPNLLSFQTKLVQKRENLKTWDTDSEVLSLLDVVRNVKPDILIGVSGQTGLFTEEIIREMHKHCPRPIVMPLSNPTSRVEATPQDIIAWTEGNALVATGSPFAPVVWKDKIYPIAQCNNAYIFPGIGLGVIASSAARITDEMLMSASETLAQYSPLVLNGEGLVLPELKDIQTVSRAIAFAVGKMAQQQGVAVKTSAEALQQAIDDNFWRAEYRDYRRTSI; encoded by the coding sequence ATGGAAACCAAAAGCAAAAAAATGCGTTCCCTTTATATCCCTTACGCTGGCCCGGTACTGCTGGAATTCCCCCTGCTGAACAAAGGGAGCGCTTTCAGCATGGAAGAACGTCGTAACTTCAACCTGCTGGGGCTACTGCCGGAAGTGGTCGAGACAATTGAAGAACAGGCGGAACGCGCCTGGATTCAGTATCAGGGCTTCAAAACCGAAATTGATAAGCACATCTACCTGCGCAATATTCAGGACACCAACGAAACCCTGTTCTACCGCCTGGTCAATAACCACCTCGATGAGATGATGCCGGTCATCTATACCCCGACGGTCGGCGCGGCCTGTGAGCGTTTCTCGGAAATTTATCGTCGCGCGCGCGGCGTGTTCATCTCGTATCAGAACCGCCACAACATGGACGATATCCTGCAGAACGTGCCGAACCACAACATTAAAGTGATTGTGGTCACCGACGGCGAACGTATTCTGGGTCTTGGCGATCAGGGGATCGGCGGGATGGGCATTCCTATCGGTAAGCTGTCGTTGTACACCGCCTGCGGCGGCATCAGCCCGGCTTACACGCTGCCGGTGGTGCTGGACGTCGGCACCAACAACCAGCAGTTGCTCAACGATCCGCTGTATATGGGCTGGCGTAACCCGCGCATCACCGACGATGAGTATTACGAATTTGTCGATGAATTTATCCAGGCGGTGAAGCATCGCTGGCCGGATGTGCTGTTGCAGTTCGAAGATTTCGCGCAGAAAAACGCGATGCCGCTGCTTAACCGCTATCGCAATGAAATCTGTTCTTTCAACGACGACATCCAGGGCACCGCGGCGGTTACCGTCGGGACGCTGATTGCCGCCAGCCGGGCGGCGGGCAGCCAGCTCAGCGAGCAGAAAATCGTGTTCCTCGGCGCAGGCTCCGCCGGTTGCGGCATTGCCGAGCAGATCATTGCCCAGACGCAGCGTGAAGGCTTAAGCGAAGAAGCGGCGCGGCAGAAAGTGTTTATGGTGGATCGCTTCGGTCTGCTGACCGACCAGATGCCGAACCTGCTCTCCTTCCAGACGAAGCTGGTGCAAAAGCGTGAGAATCTGAAGACGTGGGACACCGACAGTGAAGTGCTGTCGCTGCTGGACGTGGTGCGTAACGTTAAACCGGATATTCTGATTGGCGTCTCCGGGCAAACCGGTCTGTTTACTGAAGAGATCATCCGCGAGATGCACAAGCACTGTCCGCGTCCCATCGTCATGCCGCTGTCAAACCCGACTTCACGAGTGGAAGCCACGCCGCAGGATATTATCGCCTGGACCGAAGGCAATGCGCTGGTCGCAACCGGCAGTCCGTTTGCCCCGGTGGTCTGGAAGGATAAAATTTACCCTATCGCCCAGTGTAACAACGCCTATATTTTCCCGGGTATCGGCCTTGGGGTGATCGCCTCCAGCGCGGCGCGTATAACCGATGAGATGCTGATGTCGGCCAGCGAAACGCTGGCGCAGTACTCGCCGCTGGTGCTCAACGGTGAAGGACTGGTGCTGCCGGAGCTGAAGGATATTCAGACCGTCTCCCGCGCCATCGCTTTCGCCGTCGGCAAAATGGCGCAGCAGCAGGGCGTGGCGGTGAAAACCTCCGCTGAGGCGCTGCAGCAGGCCATTGACGATAACTTCTGGCGCGCGGAATACCGCGACTATCGCCGCACCTCTATCTGA
- a CDS encoding 3-hydroxybutyrate dehydrogenase yields the protein MNLDGKTALITGSTSGIGLGIASVLASAGAQIVLNGFGDVEAAKDAISARGAVAGYHGADLSDAGQITEMMRYAESEFGGVDILINNAGIQHVSPVETFPPEKWDAIIAINLSSVFHTTRLALPWMRERNWGRIINIASVHGLVASKDKAAYVAAKHGVVGLTKTIALETAQTGITCNALCPGWVLTPLVQQQIDKRIAEGADPDVARDALLAEKQPSREFVTPDQLGELALFLCSDGAAQVRGAAWNMDGGWAAQ from the coding sequence ATGAATTTGGACGGAAAAACGGCGCTGATTACCGGTTCCACCAGCGGAATTGGCTTAGGTATCGCCAGCGTGCTGGCCAGCGCGGGGGCGCAGATCGTGCTTAACGGTTTTGGCGACGTGGAGGCGGCCAAAGACGCTATCTCCGCCCGTGGCGCGGTCGCAGGCTATCACGGCGCCGACCTCAGCGACGCCGGGCAGATTACTGAGATGATGCGTTACGCCGAAAGCGAGTTCGGCGGCGTGGATATTCTGATCAATAACGCTGGCATTCAGCATGTCTCGCCGGTGGAAACCTTTCCTCCGGAGAAATGGGATGCGATTATCGCCATTAACCTCTCTTCCGTGTTTCACACGACCCGCCTGGCGTTACCGTGGATGCGCGAGCGCAACTGGGGGCGGATTATTAACATCGCCTCGGTGCATGGTCTGGTGGCGTCAAAAGACAAAGCGGCCTATGTTGCCGCCAAGCATGGCGTGGTGGGATTAACCAAGACTATCGCTCTTGAGACGGCGCAGACCGGTATCACCTGCAACGCGCTGTGTCCCGGCTGGGTGCTAACGCCGCTGGTTCAGCAGCAGATCGACAAACGAATAGCAGAGGGCGCAGATCCTGACGTTGCACGCGATGCGCTGCTGGCAGAAAAACAGCCGTCACGGGAGTTTGTCACGCCGGATCAACTGGGCGAGCTGGCGCTGTTTTTATGTTCCGATGGCGCGGCGCAGGTACGCGGCGCCGCGTGGAATATGGATGGAGGTTGGGCGGCGCAGTGA
- a CDS encoding HigA family addiction module antitoxin: MKMANHPRPGEIIQEALDELNVSLREFARAMEIAPSTASRLLTGKAALTPEMAIKLSVVIGSSPEMWLNLQNAWSLAEAKKSVDISRLRKLAVQ; the protein is encoded by the coding sequence ATGAAAATGGCAAACCATCCCCGTCCAGGGGAGATCATTCAGGAAGCGCTGGATGAACTGAACGTTAGCTTGCGTGAATTTGCCAGAGCGATGGAAATCGCCCCCTCAACCGCCAGCCGTCTGTTAACCGGCAAGGCCGCGCTCACGCCGGAAATGGCCATCAAATTGTCGGTGGTGATCGGCAGTTCGCCGGAAATGTGGTTGAATCTGCAAAATGCCTGGAGCCTGGCGGAAGCAAAGAAAAGCGTGGATATCTCACGCCTGCGTAAGCTGGCAGTACAGTAA
- the osmC gene encoding peroxiredoxin OsmC: MTIHKKGQAHWEGDIKRGKGTVSTESGVLSQQPYGFNTRFEGEKGTNPEELIGAAHAACFSMALSLMLGEAGFTPDAIDTTADVSLDKVDAGFAITKIALHSEVKVPGIDANTFDGIIQKAKAGCPVSQVLKAEITLDYQLNA, translated from the coding sequence ATGACAATCCATAAAAAAGGTCAGGCACACTGGGAAGGCGACATTAAACGCGGAAAAGGCACCGTCTCCACCGAGAGCGGCGTGCTCAGTCAACAGCCGTATGGCTTTAATACCCGCTTCGAGGGCGAAAAAGGCACTAACCCGGAAGAGCTTATCGGCGCGGCCCATGCCGCCTGTTTTTCAATGGCGCTGTCGCTGATGCTTGGCGAAGCGGGCTTTACCCCTGACGCCATCGACACCACCGCCGATGTATCGCTGGATAAAGTCGACGCCGGTTTCGCTATTACTAAAATTGCGCTGCACAGCGAAGTGAAAGTGCCGGGCATTGATGCGAACACCTTCGATGGCATCATCCAGAAGGCGAAGGCCGGTTGCCCGGTGTCGCAGGTGCTGAAGGCGGAAATCACCCTTGATTATCAGTTGAACGCATAA
- a CDS encoding diguanylate cyclase, with amino-acid sequence MEMYLKRMKDEWVTLVEQTDPQIRRLASEIATRHAHDLSIEFYRIVLADPHAEEFLSNEQVERQLKHALEKWIVDVLSSGVEDVERLIKVQHTVAEVHARIGIPVELVEMGFRVLKKLLYPIIIDGHHDANDKLLIYHFSINSIDLAMEVMSRAFSFSESSAAKEDENYRIFSLLENAEEEKERQIASLLSWEMDIIYKIMLDADFGNSLPLSQADFGLWFNHKGRHYFSGIAEVGHISRLIQDFDGLFLQSRETAKALSNKAARVKFLLQIRNTVSQIITLLRELFEEVSRHEVGMDVLTKLLNRRFLPTIFKREIAHANRAGTPLSILIIDVDKFKEINDTWGHNTGDEILRRVSQAFYDNVRSSDYVFRYGGDEFIIVLTEATQADTLRIAERIRLRVEKTKIKSPDGATIPLSLSIGAAMFNGHPDYERLIQIADEALYTAKRQGRNRVELWSPAS; translated from the coding sequence ATGGAGATGTATCTTAAAAGAATGAAAGACGAATGGGTCACGCTGGTTGAACAGACGGACCCGCAGATTCGCAGGCTCGCTTCTGAGATCGCGACGCGCCATGCGCATGACCTGAGCATTGAGTTTTATCGTATTGTGCTTGCCGATCCGCATGCTGAAGAATTTTTAAGTAATGAACAGGTTGAAAGACAGCTCAAACATGCGCTTGAAAAATGGATTGTCGATGTCCTTTCCAGCGGCGTGGAAGATGTCGAACGGCTGATAAAAGTCCAGCATACGGTTGCTGAAGTCCATGCGCGAATCGGTATTCCGGTTGAACTGGTGGAAATGGGATTTCGCGTGTTAAAGAAACTCCTCTATCCCATTATTATTGACGGCCACCATGACGCCAACGATAAACTGCTGATTTACCATTTCTCAATTAACAGCATCGATCTGGCGATGGAAGTGATGTCCCGGGCCTTTTCCTTTAGTGAAAGCAGCGCGGCGAAAGAGGATGAAAACTATCGTATTTTTTCGCTGCTGGAGAACGCCGAAGAAGAGAAAGAGCGGCAGATCGCTTCGCTGCTCAGCTGGGAAATGGATATTATCTATAAAATTATGCTCGACGCCGATTTTGGCAACAGCCTGCCGTTAAGCCAGGCTGACTTTGGGCTGTGGTTTAACCATAAGGGCCGACACTATTTCAGCGGCATCGCTGAGGTGGGCCATATTTCGCGTCTGATTCAGGATTTTGACGGCCTGTTTCTACAAAGCCGTGAAACGGCAAAGGCCCTGAGCAATAAAGCCGCGCGGGTCAAATTTCTGCTGCAGATCCGCAATACCGTTTCGCAGATTATTACCCTGCTCCGCGAACTATTTGAGGAAGTCTCCCGGCACGAAGTGGGCATGGATGTGCTGACGAAATTACTTAACCGCCGCTTTTTACCCACAATCTTTAAGCGGGAAATTGCCCACGCCAATCGTGCGGGTACGCCGCTCTCTATTCTGATTATCGACGTCGATAAATTTAAAGAGATAAACGATACCTGGGGACATAATACCGGCGATGAGATCCTCCGCCGGGTGTCGCAGGCTTTTTATGATAACGTTCGCAGTAGCGATTACGTATTCCGCTACGGTGGCGATGAATTTATTATCGTGCTTACCGAAGCGACCCAGGCGGATACCCTGCGCATCGCTGAACGTATTCGCCTGCGGGTTGAAAAAACCAAAATTAAGTCTCCTGACGGGGCAACTATTCCGCTCTCTTTATCGATTGGCGCCGCCATGTTTAATGGTCACCCGGATTACGAACGCTTAATTCAGATTGCCGACGAAGCGTTATATACCGCGAAGAGACAAGGCCGCAACCGCGTTGAACTCTGGAGTCCCGCTTCCTGA
- a CDS encoding CoA transferase subunit A, translating into MSGLDKRVATYQEALDGLSDNMTLLAGGFGLCGIPENLIAEVRRREVRGLTVVSNNCGVDGFGLGVLLETRQVRKVIASYVGENALFEQQVLSGELEAILTPQGTLAEQLRAGGAGIPAFFTATGYGTPVAEGKEVREFNGRACILERAITGDFALVKGWKADWYGNVIYRHTAQNFNPLMAAAGRITVVEVEEIVAPGELDPAAIHTPGIFVDRLIQGQFEKRIEQRTLRS; encoded by the coding sequence ATGTCTGGACTGGATAAACGGGTCGCCACGTATCAGGAGGCGCTGGACGGCCTTAGCGACAACATGACGCTACTGGCTGGCGGCTTCGGTCTGTGCGGCATTCCGGAAAACCTGATTGCGGAAGTCCGTCGCCGCGAAGTCAGAGGGCTGACGGTGGTTTCCAACAACTGCGGCGTGGATGGCTTCGGGCTTGGCGTACTGCTGGAAACCCGTCAGGTACGCAAGGTGATCGCCTCCTATGTGGGCGAAAACGCTCTCTTTGAGCAGCAGGTGCTGAGTGGCGAACTGGAGGCGATTCTGACGCCGCAGGGCACGCTCGCCGAGCAGCTGCGGGCTGGCGGCGCCGGTATCCCCGCCTTCTTCACGGCCACTGGCTACGGTACGCCAGTGGCCGAAGGCAAAGAAGTGCGCGAATTCAACGGGCGCGCCTGCATCCTGGAGCGCGCCATTACCGGCGATTTCGCGCTGGTCAAAGGCTGGAAGGCCGACTGGTACGGCAACGTCATCTATCGCCATACCGCACAAAATTTCAATCCCCTGATGGCCGCCGCCGGGCGCATTACGGTGGTGGAGGTTGAAGAGATCGTCGCTCCCGGTGAGCTGGACCCCGCCGCCATTCATACCCCCGGCATTTTCGTTGACCGCCTGATCCAGGGGCAGTTTGAAAAACGTATTGAACAGCGCACGCTGCGCAGCTAA